The Gracilimonas sp. genome includes a region encoding these proteins:
- a CDS encoding tetratricopeptide repeat protein — protein sequence MMMRKLLFISFVLILMTGCKTSFQSKWKNFNAYYNTYYNAQKSYQSGLQKNLDQQREYNPLQPIRIHPKPVNAGASDFDKAIQKGADVLRRYEETKWVDDAIGLIGKSYYFRQEYFSADQKFKELFVTTENPDMQQKSILWQGRVLLDMELYNEGIAFLSEQLTLLEGEWNEGYRAEAKALLAQHHVKMENWQVAANVLSEALPNLEKKEYRERGYFLLGQVYERLGNPEAAFDAYNKVQNHYVEYRIQYLSQRKKAEVARVLGRNEVAFQIFDDMVRDDKNLEYKAELDFELARTEHERNNYKRAEKLYNNVLHNNLRQPTPDIAARAYYGLAEIYRFSYDNFEKAAAYYDSAAQKNVAAEKLPEDFQAKELAESFGNYARFKSEIALQDSLLRLGRLSPEAFDSVLVELRKKKIAELERLKEQQEQQQNQLVTVNRNEDESDATNNMSNGFLNSNNPVVQENVRQQFYAIWGDRPLADNWRVESMIDYSAISNEADGAVAGSGAASNQQQVNVKIDLSAIPFTPQEQDSVQDLIASYQYQLGNLFFLSLNSQDSATYYFQKAIENPSKVNINTVSLYSLSELYSIQENEEEARYYARRLIEEYPETEYARRVSEKFGIPLILGEKENTKSPFEVYNEINSEDSLSHPEKANLLKQLSLNNSTHRIAPKALYEAIQSYMMAGKDNPDYRSKISDWVERNEVWEQRRAAFQMEKDSAEAILNDTTITEDMRQDLQSMVDSTLTKPVFTKSFPYEGAMWDSARTAADTFLAIFSDSGYAGKVNRIKEELAEPAVEEEIQPAEQPEIIAEEETSPAEGYTSCESIGAELTVRGGMQSFLSNLTIPKDIEVNELTYLFRVNRRGIIDDFVLETENAPAELVSAFEQGIESGLSFEPVMSEGQAVSVECKVTFPVNN from the coding sequence ATGATGATGCGCAAACTCCTTTTTATTTCTTTTGTTTTGATTCTAATGACAGGGTGCAAAACCTCATTTCAATCAAAATGGAAGAACTTCAACGCATATTATAATACCTATTACAATGCCCAGAAGAGTTACCAGTCGGGGCTTCAAAAAAACCTGGATCAGCAGCGCGAGTATAATCCTCTTCAGCCCATCCGGATTCACCCCAAACCGGTAAATGCCGGAGCTTCGGATTTTGATAAAGCCATCCAGAAAGGGGCGGATGTACTTCGGCGGTACGAAGAAACGAAATGGGTGGACGATGCCATCGGCTTAATCGGTAAGTCATATTATTTCAGGCAGGAATATTTCTCGGCAGATCAGAAGTTTAAAGAGCTGTTCGTGACTACCGAGAACCCTGATATGCAGCAAAAGTCCATTTTATGGCAGGGTAGGGTACTGCTGGATATGGAGCTCTACAATGAAGGAATCGCCTTTCTATCTGAACAGCTCACACTTCTTGAGGGGGAATGGAATGAAGGCTACCGTGCGGAAGCAAAGGCTTTACTTGCCCAGCATCACGTTAAGATGGAAAATTGGCAGGTGGCGGCAAACGTACTTTCGGAAGCTCTTCCAAACCTTGAAAAGAAAGAATACCGGGAGAGAGGATACTTTTTACTTGGGCAGGTTTACGAACGCTTGGGTAATCCCGAAGCTGCTTTTGATGCGTACAACAAAGTTCAGAATCATTATGTGGAATACCGGATTCAGTATTTGTCTCAGCGTAAAAAGGCGGAAGTGGCGCGCGTACTTGGTCGCAATGAAGTAGCCTTTCAGATTTTTGACGACATGGTTCGGGATGATAAGAATCTTGAATACAAGGCCGAGCTTGATTTCGAACTGGCCAGAACAGAGCATGAACGCAATAATTACAAGCGTGCGGAAAAGCTGTATAACAATGTGCTTCATAATAACCTTCGTCAGCCGACCCCGGATATTGCTGCCCGGGCTTATTATGGACTGGCCGAGATTTACCGTTTTTCCTATGATAATTTTGAAAAAGCCGCTGCATATTATGATTCAGCAGCCCAGAAGAATGTAGCTGCCGAAAAACTTCCGGAAGACTTTCAGGCAAAAGAGCTGGCAGAATCTTTTGGTAACTATGCCCGCTTCAAATCTGAAATAGCCCTGCAGGATAGCCTTCTTCGTCTGGGACGCCTTTCTCCGGAAGCCTTCGATTCTGTGTTAGTGGAACTGCGCAAGAAGAAAATAGCCGAGTTGGAACGGCTTAAAGAGCAGCAGGAACAGCAGCAAAACCAACTGGTGACGGTAAACAGGAATGAGGATGAATCGGACGCTACAAATAACATGAGTAACGGATTTCTGAATTCGAATAACCCCGTTGTTCAGGAAAATGTACGTCAGCAGTTTTATGCCATTTGGGGCGACCGGCCTTTAGCTGATAACTGGCGGGTTGAAAGCATGATTGATTATTCAGCCATCTCGAATGAGGCCGATGGTGCAGTGGCAGGCTCCGGTGCTGCATCAAACCAACAGCAGGTTAATGTAAAAATTGATTTGAGTGCGATTCCTTTTACACCACAGGAGCAGGATTCGGTACAAGATCTTATTGCATCCTATCAGTATCAATTGGGGAACTTGTTCTTTCTGTCGTTAAACTCACAAGACAGCGCCACCTATTATTTTCAGAAGGCCATTGAGAATCCTTCCAAGGTGAATATCAATACGGTTTCTCTGTACTCACTCTCCGAGCTTTATTCTATTCAGGAAAATGAAGAAGAGGCTCGTTATTACGCCCGCCGACTTATCGAAGAATATCCTGAAACGGAATATGCCCGCCGGGTATCTGAGAAATTTGGAATCCCGTTAATACTCGGGGAGAAGGAAAACACAAAAAGTCCTTTCGAAGTGTATAACGAAATCAACTCGGAAGACTCGCTATCACACCCTGAAAAGGCGAACCTCTTAAAACAGTTATCACTCAATAATTCAACACACCGGATTGCTCCCAAGGCACTTTATGAGGCTATTCAGTCTTATATGATGGCCGGAAAAGACAATCCGGACTACCGTTCAAAAATTTCTGATTGGGTTGAACGGAATGAGGTATGGGAGCAAAGAAGAGCCGCCTTTCAAATGGAGAAGGATTCAGCTGAGGCCATACTAAACGACACCACAATCACCGAAGACATGCGACAGGATTTGCAGTCCATGGTAGACTCAACCTTAACCAAACCCGTATTTACCAAATCTTTTCCTTATGAAGGAGCGATGTGGGACAGCGCCCGTACAGCAGCCGACACCTTTTTAGCAATATTTTCAGATTCCGGCTATGCGGGAAAGGTGAACAGAATAAAGGAAGAACTTGCCGAACCGGCTGTTGAAGAAGAGATACAACCGGCAGAGCAACCTGAAATTATAGCTGAAGAGGAGACATCACCGGCCGAAGGTTATACGAGTTGTGAAAGTATCGGGGCAGAGCTAACGGTAAGGGGTGGGATGCAGTCGTTCCTGAGTAACCTGACCATCCCGAAAGACATTGAGGTTAATGAGTTAACCTACTTATTCCGGGTGAATAGGCGCGGTATTATAGATGATTTCGTTCTGGAGACCGAAAATGCGCCGGCTGAGCTTGTTTCAGCCTTTGAGCAGGGGATTGAGTCAGGATTAAGTTTTGAGCCGGTTATGAGCGAAGGACAGGCTGTTTCGGTAGAGTGTAAGGTTACATTTCCGGTCAATAATTGA
- a CDS encoding quinone-dependent dihydroorotate dehydrogenase — protein sequence MIYKKLLKPLLFKTDAEKAHEWALSIASKTNSSPLLQTLAASLYNETNTKLEQELFGLTFPNPIGLAAGFDKNGTTPRAMQALGFGFVEVGSITAQPSDGNPRPRAFRLPKDHSLINRMGLNNEGADAIIERLSSVNLDIPLGVNIAKTNDASIHGDAALQDYLYSYEKAQPVADYITINISCPNTGEGKTFEDPAALRDLLAALEPGKEGRKPSLVKFTVDIKRESLENLVGICEDFGVAGYVATNTSSVRDQLATGEDVLNRIGNGGLSGRAIQQRSTQIVQWLAEIIQNEKPIIGVGGIDSPRAAIEKIEAGASLIQIYTGLVYEGPGLVKRIKRQL from the coding sequence ATGATTTACAAAAAGCTTCTCAAACCCCTTTTATTTAAAACAGATGCAGAAAAAGCTCACGAGTGGGCCCTTTCAATCGCATCCAAAACCAATAGCTCGCCACTGCTGCAAACTCTGGCAGCAAGCCTGTATAACGAAACCAACACGAAGTTAGAACAGGAATTATTTGGCCTCACGTTTCCCAACCCAATTGGCCTCGCAGCCGGTTTTGATAAAAACGGGACAACTCCCAGGGCAATGCAAGCTCTTGGTTTCGGCTTTGTGGAAGTAGGCAGCATCACTGCCCAACCATCTGACGGAAATCCAAGACCGCGCGCCTTCAGGCTTCCCAAAGATCACTCCTTAATCAACCGGATGGGATTGAATAACGAAGGTGCTGATGCCATCATCGAACGACTTTCTTCAGTGAACTTGGATATTCCCCTGGGCGTAAATATTGCCAAAACAAACGATGCATCCATTCATGGCGATGCGGCCCTACAGGATTATTTATACAGCTACGAAAAGGCACAACCGGTTGCCGATTACATCACCATCAACATCTCGTGCCCCAATACCGGAGAAGGAAAAACATTTGAAGACCCGGCAGCGCTCAGAGATTTACTCGCTGCCCTTGAGCCCGGAAAAGAAGGGCGAAAGCCATCTTTAGTCAAGTTTACGGTAGATATCAAAAGAGAAAGTCTGGAAAATCTGGTCGGGATTTGTGAGGATTTTGGAGTGGCCGGTTACGTGGCTACCAATACTTCTTCCGTGCGGGATCAATTAGCAACCGGTGAAGATGTATTGAATAGAATCGGTAATGGCGGATTAAGCGGAAGGGCCATTCAGCAAAGAAGTACACAAATTGTACAGTGGCTGGCTGAGATCATCCAAAATGAGAAGCCGATTATTGGCGTTGGAGGAATTGACAGTCCGCGTGCTGCCATCGAGAAAATCGAAGCCGGAGCTTCCCTGATTCAGATTTATACCGGACTGGTTTATGAAGGCCCGGGATTGGTTAAAAGGATTAAAAGACAGCTTTAA